The following DNA comes from Chryseobacterium gallinarum.
TCGGAGAATCATATTCCCGGGATCAACCGTGTAGTAAAACTGGATATTGTAATTGAAGGCAGGATCATCAGGCACTTCAGGCATTTTCGTCTGGAGCAGAGTGTAAGAAAACATCATGAATTTGAACTTACACTGGCACATGACACATTAGAAGGAGTACAAAACTACGATTTGGAAGAAGCTCAGCAGTTTTTAGGCAAGCGACTGACTGTAGTTTTTAAATATAAAAATGTGGAAGGAACTCCTGAAAGAACTTTTGTGGGAGTCATTACAAAAGTAGGATTCAGTCAGGAAAATCACAGTCTCGGAAATATTGTGCTGAAAGGTTACAGTCCCACTATTTTATTGGACGCTGCTCCCCACACCCAGAGTTTTGGCGGGAACCAGCCCGTAAATATGGGGATTATTGCCACAGAAGTTATTAAACAGGGAATTGACAGCGGTAAGTTTGATGTAAAAGTTAATGCTAAGGCAGCTTCCCAGATTCTATACAGCGCCCAGTATAATGAAACCCATTACAATTACCTTTGCAGGATGGCAGAAGCCTACGGAGAACAGTTTTATTATGATGGGGAAATATTGCATTTTGGAAATATGCCTCCACAAAATAAAGCCCTGGAACTGATCTATGGGAGTAACGTTTCCGATGTGAATGTCGAATTGAAAGCCGTACACATCAAACCGAGTTTTTATGGATATAACAGCAGCTCCAATACAAAGCTTGTTTCCGGAGAAACACCGATAAAGCATGTGGGAAATCTGGCGAAAACAGCCTATAAAAATAATGATGGGATATTCAAAACACCCTCATTACAGGTAGCCCCTATAAAAGCGGCAACGGATATGGATGTGGTTATCTCTCAGACCAGTACTTCAGGAAGCAGAGCCGTAGAAGTTTTTACCGTTTCAGGTGGAACCACCATTCCTTTTTTATACCCCGGTTGTGTGGCAGATATAAAAATGCGGAAAACGGACAGCAATCAAACCGCTTATTTTACCAAACTGATGATGACAGAGGTGATACACGAAGTGGACACCTTAGGACGCTATCAGGGAAGATTTGAAGCAATTGCGTCAGATACGGGATATATTCCCACTCCGGAATTTATTGTTCCCATTGCACAGCCACAAATTGCCACGGTAATATCAAATACAGATCCTTTGGGACAAGGTAGGGTAACGGTAAGATTCGACTGGCAGCTGAATGATCATACCAATTTTATACGGATGATGGCCCCCGATGCGGGAGGAACAGATCAGATTACCCAAAACAGAGGCTATGTAGCGATACCGGAAGTAGGAGATCAGGTGATGGTGGGATTTGTTCATAATCATCCGGACCGTCCGTTTGTAATGGGTGGAATGTTTCACGGAGGAACAGCTTTGGGAGGCGGCGTGGATAACCATTTGAAATCCATACAGACCCGGAGTGGCATCAGGATTTTGATGAATGACGCGGAAGGAAGTGTCAACATTATAGATCCCAGCGGAAATAATTATTTTATGGACGGAAAAGGTAATATTGTAGTGACTGCCCCTAAAAATATGACATTCAATGCGGGAGAAGACCTCAACATTAATGTAGGAAAAGATATGAAAACAAGCGTGGGAAATGATAATGCCATCAATGTTATCAATGATCACAGGTTTACGTCCAGGAATTATAAACAGACCGTTAATGAAAATAAAACAGTCAATGTTACTGGTGATTTAAAAGAAACTACTTCTACCACTACCCATA
Coding sequences within:
- a CDS encoding type VI secretion system Vgr family protein; the protein is MNKNISNSDMISENHIPGINRVVKLDIVIEGRIIRHFRHFRLEQSVRKHHEFELTLAHDTLEGVQNYDLEEAQQFLGKRLTVVFKYKNVEGTPERTFVGVITKVGFSQENHSLGNIVLKGYSPTILLDAAPHTQSFGGNQPVNMGIIATEVIKQGIDSGKFDVKVNAKAASQILYSAQYNETHYNYLCRMAEAYGEQFYYDGEILHFGNMPPQNKALELIYGSNVSDVNVELKAVHIKPSFYGYNSSSNTKLVSGETPIKHVGNLAKTAYKNNDGIFKTPSLQVAPIKAATDMDVVISQTSTSGSRAVEVFTVSGGTTIPFLYPGCVADIKMRKTDSNQTAYFTKLMMTEVIHEVDTLGRYQGRFEAIASDTGYIPTPEFIVPIAQPQIATVISNTDPLGQGRVTVRFDWQLNDHTNFIRMMAPDAGGTDQITQNRGYVAIPEVGDQVMVGFVHNHPDRPFVMGGMFHGGTALGGGVDNHLKSIQTRSGIRILMNDAEGSVNIIDPSGNNYFMDGKGNIVVTAPKNMTFNAGEDLNINVGKDMKTSVGNDNAINVINDHRFTSRNYKQTVNENKTVNVTGDLKETTSTTTHKAKNGDIVLQSSGVAKVLGKIDAKVNKG